The following proteins are encoded in a genomic region of Tenacibaculum sp. 190524A05c:
- the mgtE gene encoding magnesium transporter: protein MAIEITKELLKNVSNLIANQKDNALSDLFTDVHHADIAEVLDELSFDEALYIIRLLDSETTSEVLMDVDDDVREKILEQLSAKEIAEEIEELDTDDAADVIAELPEERKEAVMQQIEDEEHAKEIVELLRFDENSAGGLMAKELVKVNENWSVLGCVTRMRAQATEVTRVHSIYVVDDSGKLKGRLSLKDLLMASTKSKIADIYIPRVDFVNVHDSAEDIANKMRKYDLEAIPVVDELGILVGRITIDDIVDVIKEEADKDYQLAAGITQDVEADDTILELTRARLPWLFLGLIGGIGAFLIMGGFEDSFKENAVLFFFTPLIAAMAGNVGVQSSAIIVQGLANDDVKGSINKRLIKEMLLATLNGIALAIVLFIFIWFYNNDLQTSFAVSVSLVVVIIVAGLIGTFIPLFLDKRGIDPAIATGPFITTSNDIFGILIYFTIAKLILGV, encoded by the coding sequence ATGGCGATAGAAATAACGAAAGAACTTCTTAAAAACGTTTCCAACTTAATCGCAAATCAAAAAGACAATGCGCTTTCTGATTTATTTACTGACGTACACCACGCCGATATCGCTGAAGTTTTAGATGAATTATCTTTTGACGAAGCTTTATACATTATTCGTTTATTAGATAGTGAAACTACTTCTGAAGTGTTAATGGACGTTGATGATGATGTTCGTGAAAAAATTCTTGAACAATTATCTGCAAAGGAAATTGCAGAAGAAATTGAAGAGTTAGATACTGATGATGCGGCCGACGTAATTGCAGAACTTCCAGAAGAACGTAAGGAAGCGGTAATGCAACAAATTGAAGATGAGGAGCATGCCAAGGAAATTGTTGAATTACTGCGTTTCGATGAAAACTCTGCTGGTGGTTTAATGGCTAAGGAATTAGTTAAAGTAAACGAAAACTGGTCTGTTTTAGGTTGTGTTACTCGTATGAGAGCTCAAGCCACAGAAGTTACCAGAGTTCACTCTATTTATGTAGTTGATGATAGCGGAAAACTAAAAGGGCGTTTGTCATTAAAAGATTTATTAATGGCTTCAACAAAGTCTAAAATTGCGGATATTTATATTCCAAGAGTAGATTTTGTAAATGTTCATGACAGTGCTGAAGATATTGCTAATAAAATGCGTAAATATGATTTAGAAGCCATTCCTGTTGTTGATGAATTAGGGATTTTAGTAGGACGTATTACAATTGATGATATTGTTGATGTAATTAAGGAAGAAGCAGACAAAGATTACCAATTAGCTGCCGGTATTACACAAGATGTTGAAGCCGACGATACTATTTTAGAACTTACTCGAGCACGTCTACCCTGGTTATTCTTAGGTTTAATTGGAGGAATTGGAGCCTTTTTAATTATGGGCGGATTTGAAGATTCTTTCAAAGAAAATGCTGTGTTATTTTTCTTCACTCCATTGATTGCTGCAATGGCTGGAAATGTTGGAGTACAATCTTCGGCAATTATAGTACAAGGTTTAGCGAATGATGATGTAAAAGGAAGTATAAACAAACGTTTAATCAAAGAAATGCTATTAGCTACCTTAAACGGGATTGCATTAGCTATTGTTCTTTTCATTTTCATTTGGTTTTATAATAACGATTTACAAACCTCTTTTGCTGTTTCCGTTTCTTTAGTTGTAGTAATTATTGTTGCTGGTTTAATTGGTACATTTATTCCATTATTTCTAGACAAACGTGGTATCGATCCTGCAATTGCTACAGGTCCGTTTATTACAACAAGTAATGATATTTTTGGAATATTAATTTATTTCACTATTGCTAAGTTAATTTTAGGAGTTTAA